From the genome of Ictalurus furcatus strain D&B chromosome 4, Billie_1.0, whole genome shotgun sequence, one region includes:
- the LOC128606956 gene encoding zinc-binding protein A33-like, protein MATRGSFSEADLLCPVCRHIYMDPVILSCGHSFCKVCLAKCWQKKKSLKCPSCKRRSSKLLPPPNLNLKTMCDRFRLDKYESATPEMFCRLHKENLKLFCLEDKQPVCVVCRDSKLHSNHSFRPLDEAAQEHREEVQSKLKPLQDNLESFLKAKRTCDLNIKYIKNQAQHTEKRIKSEFQKLHQFLQDEETKQISALKEELNEKCRMLNENSNFIANEIVQLSATIKSILEELATEDISFLKNYKTALERTEYQLKDTETESEPLIDVAKHLGNLQFKVWKKMKDMVEYYPVILNPNTAHPCLNLSHDLTMFVFQDKYEPLPENPERHNYHLWVLGSKGLNSGTHCWEVEVENSVEWALGVLTGSDGKDSTVRSYSASVWKSCYQNVTYGASATGGSTTILNLTKDLKRIRVQLDWDHGHVSFSDPVTGHNLKTFFYSFTDRVYPYFCNQCELYPLRILPADTSVSVEQSGHSTYHLACDNTDFSA, encoded by the exons ATGGCAACGAGAGGATCTTTCTCAGAGGCGGACCTCTTATGTCCCGTGTGCCGCCATATCTACATGGATCCTGTCATTTTGTCTTGTGGTCATAGCTTCTGCAAGGTTTGCTTGGCAAAATGCTGGCAgaagaaaaaatctttgaaaTGTCCTTCGTGCAAGAGACGGTCTTCCAAACTGTTGCCTCCACCAAACCTGAACTTAAAAACCATGTGTGACAGATTTCGTCTGGACAAATACGAGTCAGCCACACCTGAGATGTTTTGCAGGCTGCATAAAGAGAACCTCAAGCTCTTCTGCCTTGAGGACAAACAGccggtgtgtgttgtgtgccgAGACTCAAAGCTACACAGCAACCACAGTTTCAGACCGCTGGACGAGGCAGCGCAAGAACACAGG GAGGAGGTTCAATCTAAACTGAAACCCCTGCAAGACAACCTCGAGTCGTTTCTAAAGGCAAAACGGACTTGTGATCTtaacataaaatacattaag AACCAGGCTCAACATACAGAAAAGCGAATTAAGAGCGAGTTTCAGAAACTTCATCAGTTTCTACAAGATGAAGAGACGAAGCAAATATCTGCACTGAAGGAGGAGCTGAATGAGAAATGCCGAATGTTAAACGAAAACTCCAACTTTATAGCCAATGAGATTGTACAGCTTTCAGCAACTATCAAATCTATCCTAGAAGAATTAGCGACCGAGGATATCTCTTTTCTTAAG AACTACAAAACTGCTCTGGAAAG AACTGAGTATCAGCTGAAGGATACCGAAACAGAGTCTGAACCACTGATTGATGTGGCGAAGCATCTGGGTAACCTGCAGTTTAAAGTGTGGAAGAAGATGAAAGATATGGTTGAATACT ATCCTGTGATTCTAAACCCTAACACCGCACACCCGTGTCTCAATCTGTCGCACGACCTGACTATGTTTGTGTTCCAAGATAAGTATGAGCCGCTACCTGAAAACCCAGAGAGACATAACTATCATTTGTGGGTCCTAGGCTCTAAGGGCTTAAACTCAGGGACTCACTGCTGGGAGGTCGAGGTGGAAAACAGTGTGGAATGGGCTCTAGGTGTTCTGACTGGCTCTGATGGAAAAGATTCTACAGTGCGTTCCTACAGTGCAAGTGTATGGAAAAGTTGTTACCAAAACGTTACGTATGGTGCCAGTGCCACTGGAGGGTCTACCACCATCCTCAATTTGACGAAGGACCTGAAGAGGATCAGAGTGCAGCTGGACTGGGACCACGGACACGTCTCATTCTCAGACCCAGTCACCGGCCACAATCTAAAAACCTTTTTCTACAGTTTTACAGACAGAGTCTATCCATACTTCTGCAATCAATGTGAACTTTATCCTCTGAGAATTTTACCAGCAGATACTTCTGTCAGTGTAGAACAGTCTGGACACAGTACATATCACCTTGCTTGTGATAATACGGACTTTTCTGCTTAG